From Citricoccus sp. SGAir0253, a single genomic window includes:
- a CDS encoding SDR family NAD(P)-dependent oxidoreductase, with translation MDSIDLDDRLTETPLEDPLAGQGTARMAGRRALVTGAGQNGDLPGVGYGIARLLAARGASVVVLDRSPEAARRTVDRIAAGGGVAHPLTADVTRDAECERAIAEAVDLMGGLDTLVNNVASGDRAGIFDITPERFEELLDINLKSAWYVTRHAVPRMPRGSAILNISSVGVRARGPGMPYCVAKAGLENLGEGAATTLGPQGIRVNTIEVGAIWGSFAAANMDESFRAQRREATTLKTEGSAWDIAHAAAFLLSDEARWITGQTLAVDGGPFGRGPAGPPVTSVAR, from the coding sequence ATGGACAGCATCGATCTCGACGACCGGCTCACGGAGACACCGCTCGAGGACCCCCTGGCCGGCCAGGGGACGGCCCGGATGGCCGGCCGCCGGGCACTCGTGACCGGCGCCGGCCAGAACGGGGACCTGCCCGGCGTCGGGTACGGGATCGCCCGGCTCCTGGCGGCGCGGGGTGCCTCCGTGGTGGTCCTGGACCGCAGCCCCGAGGCCGCCCGGCGCACGGTGGACCGGATCGCGGCAGGTGGCGGTGTGGCACACCCGCTCACGGCGGACGTCACCCGGGACGCGGAGTGCGAGCGGGCCATCGCCGAGGCGGTGGACCTGATGGGGGGCCTGGACACGCTGGTCAACAACGTCGCGAGCGGTGACCGGGCCGGAATCTTCGACATCACGCCCGAGCGGTTCGAGGAGCTGCTGGACATCAACCTCAAGTCGGCCTGGTACGTGACGCGCCATGCGGTGCCCCGGATGCCCCGCGGCAGCGCCATCCTCAACATCTCCTCCGTGGGGGTGCGCGCCCGCGGTCCGGGGATGCCCTACTGCGTGGCCAAGGCCGGGCTGGAGAACCTCGGCGAGGGCGCCGCCACCACGCTCGGTCCGCAGGGCATCCGCGTCAACACCATCGAGGTGGGCGCCATCTGGGGCTCCTTCGCGGCGGCGAACATGGACGAGTCCTTCCGGGCGCAGCGCCGGGAGGCCACCACGCTGAAGACGGAGGGCAGCGCCTGGGACATCGCCCACGCGGCCGCATTCCTGCTCAGTGACGAGGCCCGGTGGATCACCGGCCAGACGCTCGCCGTGGACGGTGGCCCCTTCGGCCGGGGGCCCGCCGGGCCGCCGGTCACCAGCGTGGCCCGCTGA
- a CDS encoding UGSC family (seleno)protein, whose amino-acid sequence MTDTILDPTGRAPATGGPAPDGTASEGRPAVRLAPRPDSLAGARIGLLDNTKHNAMLFLQAVGELLVEEHGADSVGIVETKANFSVPVDEEIISRYRTACDVVVTGVGDCGSCSAAAVADGIAFERAGLPAAAVLTDAFDITGRTMAGVQGAPDYAWIRTEHPMAVLSEDQVRERARRLVPEILSTLTAPGRATGEGA is encoded by the coding sequence ATGACCGACACCATCCTGGACCCCACGGGCCGGGCGCCCGCGACCGGTGGCCCCGCGCCGGACGGCACGGCATCCGAGGGCCGGCCGGCCGTGCGGCTGGCACCCCGGCCGGACTCGCTGGCCGGGGCCCGCATCGGCCTGCTGGACAACACCAAGCACAACGCGATGCTGTTCCTGCAGGCCGTGGGCGAGCTGCTGGTCGAGGAACACGGGGCCGACTCCGTGGGCATCGTGGAGACCAAGGCGAACTTCTCGGTCCCCGTGGACGAGGAGATCATCTCCCGGTACCGGACCGCCTGCGACGTGGTGGTCACCGGGGTGGGCGACTGCGGATCCTGCAGCGCGGCCGCGGTGGCGGACGGGATCGCCTTCGAGCGTGCCGGACTACCGGCCGCGGCCGTCCTCACCGACGCCTTCGACATCACCGGCCGCACGATGGCCGGGGTGCAGGGCGCGCCCGACTACGCGTGGATCCGGACGGAGCACCCCATGGCCGTGCTGTCGGAGGACCAGGTCCGGGAACGGGCCCGGCGGCTGGTGCCCGAGATCCTGTCCACGCTGACCGCCCCGGGACGGGCCACGGGGGAGGGGGCATGA
- a CDS encoding NDMA-dependent alcohol dehydrogenase, whose amino-acid sequence MAIPTTTVTTEEAPAATLTTRAAVARGPHEGWQLTELRVDPPKEHEVRVRMHAAGLCHSDHHITAGDAPVRFPIVGGHEGAGVVESVGPSVTRVRPGDRVVCAYIPACGYCRPCSTGHQNMCVKGLNAGTGMFLDDTFRFHDGTGEDVGGFCTLGTFSQFTVVSEYAVVPLPDDIPFELGSLVGCGVPTGWGSAVYAAEVRAGETVVVFGAGGVGSNAVQGARYAGAKNVVVVDPVAFKRESALELFGATHAFATAQEAHDFVVDTTWGQLADKVIITADVVTQEMANAGIAMTGKGGKLTITSVGHLDEQAVTIHAGMLISYQRQVRGALFGDCNPLYDIPKLLGLYRSGDLKLEELITRKYTLDEVNTAYEDLLAGRNIRGIIVHEQ is encoded by the coding sequence ATGGCAATCCCCACGACCACGGTCACCACGGAAGAGGCCCCCGCGGCCACGCTGACCACGCGCGCCGCCGTCGCCCGGGGCCCCCACGAGGGCTGGCAGCTCACCGAGCTGCGGGTGGACCCCCCGAAGGAACACGAGGTCCGGGTGCGGATGCACGCCGCCGGGCTGTGCCACTCCGACCACCACATCACCGCCGGGGACGCCCCCGTCCGGTTCCCCATCGTCGGCGGCCACGAGGGCGCCGGGGTCGTGGAGTCGGTCGGCCCGAGCGTCACCCGCGTGAGGCCGGGCGACCGCGTGGTCTGCGCCTACATCCCCGCCTGCGGGTACTGCCGGCCGTGCTCCACCGGACACCAGAACATGTGCGTCAAGGGCCTCAACGCCGGGACGGGCATGTTCCTCGACGACACCTTCCGCTTCCATGACGGGACGGGCGAGGACGTCGGCGGCTTCTGCACCCTGGGCACGTTCTCCCAGTTCACGGTGGTCTCCGAGTACGCCGTCGTCCCGTTGCCGGACGACATCCCGTTCGAGCTCGGCTCGCTCGTGGGCTGCGGCGTCCCCACCGGCTGGGGATCGGCCGTCTACGCCGCCGAGGTCCGCGCGGGGGAGACCGTGGTGGTCTTCGGGGCCGGCGGCGTGGGCTCCAATGCCGTCCAGGGCGCCCGCTACGCCGGCGCCAAGAACGTGGTGGTCGTGGACCCCGTGGCCTTCAAGCGCGAGTCCGCGCTCGAGCTGTTCGGGGCCACCCACGCCTTCGCCACCGCGCAGGAGGCCCACGACTTCGTCGTGGACACCACCTGGGGGCAGCTGGCGGACAAGGTGATCATCACCGCCGACGTCGTCACGCAGGAGATGGCCAACGCCGGGATCGCGATGACCGGCAAGGGCGGCAAGCTCACCATCACCTCGGTCGGCCACCTCGACGAGCAGGCGGTGACGATCCACGCCGGCATGCTCATCAGCTACCAGCGGCAGGTCCGGGGAGCCCTCTTCGGGGACTGCAACCCGCTGTACGACATCCCGAAGCTGCTCGGCCTGTACCGCTCCGGCGACCTCAAGCTCGAGGAACTGATCACCCGCAAGTACACCCTGGACGAGGTGAACACCGCGTACGAGGACCTGCTCGCAGGACGGAACATCCGCGGCATCATCGTCCACGAGCAGTAG
- a CDS encoding aldehyde dehydrogenase, with translation MTAVIDPQAALDTELLRDNAHLIGGEWVPAASGETIEVLNPANREVLGRVPRGTAEDVDAAVRAAERALPAWRDLNATARAGLLFRWAELIDEHAAVLDQLESRDVGRPHWGPPPMAGQVRFIAGQADKVQGVSLPTYTPDVVGFTLREPYGVVGAIIPWNAPGPMFVTEVAAAIAAGNTIVIKPAEDAPLAPLALARLAMDAGIPAGVVNVVTGYGSEAGAAIPSHPGIRRVGFTGSPVTGATVMEACARNLIPLHLELGGKSPQVVFPDADLSVAAPAIASGITLNTGQICAAGSRVVVLRSVHQEVVERLAQAMERISVGPWHQPVNMGPLINGRQHERVMGYIEAGRSEGADVVVGGGVPRGAEYGDGFFVSPTLFDNVSPDMTIAREEIFGPVLSVIPVDDEAEAIAVANGVDYGLVASVWTEDVGTAVRMSRALQAGQVGINNALGAGVIGGPFGGYKNSGFGRTMGADSVLEWTQVKTVSMRGATRPGN, from the coding sequence ATGACTGCAGTCATCGACCCCCAGGCGGCACTCGACACGGAGCTGCTGCGGGACAACGCCCACCTCATCGGCGGGGAATGGGTCCCCGCCGCGAGCGGGGAGACCATCGAGGTCCTCAACCCGGCCAACCGCGAGGTGCTGGGCCGGGTGCCGCGCGGCACCGCCGAGGACGTGGACGCCGCCGTCCGGGCGGCGGAGCGGGCGCTGCCCGCCTGGCGGGACCTCAACGCCACCGCCCGCGCCGGGCTGCTGTTCCGCTGGGCGGAGCTGATCGACGAGCACGCGGCCGTGCTGGACCAGCTGGAGTCACGCGACGTCGGACGTCCGCACTGGGGCCCGCCGCCCATGGCCGGACAGGTGCGCTTCATCGCCGGCCAGGCGGACAAGGTGCAGGGCGTCTCGCTGCCGACCTACACGCCGGACGTCGTCGGGTTCACCCTGCGCGAGCCCTACGGCGTGGTCGGCGCCATCATCCCCTGGAACGCCCCGGGGCCGATGTTCGTCACCGAGGTGGCCGCCGCCATCGCGGCCGGGAACACCATCGTCATCAAGCCCGCCGAGGACGCGCCGCTCGCGCCCCTGGCACTGGCCCGCCTCGCGATGGACGCGGGCATCCCGGCCGGGGTCGTCAACGTCGTCACCGGCTACGGGTCCGAGGCCGGGGCGGCGATCCCCAGCCATCCGGGCATCCGCCGCGTCGGCTTCACCGGGTCGCCGGTCACGGGGGCCACCGTCATGGAGGCCTGCGCCCGCAACCTCATCCCCCTGCATCTCGAGCTCGGTGGAAAGTCCCCCCAGGTGGTCTTCCCCGATGCGGACCTGTCCGTGGCCGCGCCGGCCATCGCCAGCGGCATCACCCTGAACACCGGCCAGATCTGTGCCGCCGGATCGCGCGTGGTGGTCCTGCGCAGCGTGCACCAGGAGGTGGTGGAACGCCTGGCCCAGGCCATGGAGCGCATCTCCGTGGGCCCGTGGCACCAGCCGGTGAACATGGGACCGCTCATCAACGGCCGCCAGCACGAGCGGGTCATGGGCTACATCGAGGCGGGCCGTTCCGAGGGGGCCGACGTGGTGGTCGGCGGCGGCGTTCCCCGCGGGGCGGAGTACGGGGACGGCTTCTTCGTGAGCCCGACCCTCTTCGACAACGTCAGCCCGGACATGACGATCGCCCGGGAGGAGATCTTCGGTCCCGTGCTGTCCGTCATCCCCGTCGACGACGAGGCGGAGGCGATCGCGGTGGCCAACGGGGTCGACTACGGGTTGGTCGCCTCGGTGTGGACCGAGGACGTCGGGACCGCCGTGCGGATGTCCCGGGCGCTGCAGGCCGGTCAGGTCGGCATCAACAACGCCCTCGGCGCCGGGGTGATCGGCGGCCCGTTCGGCGGCTACAAGAACAGCGGCTTCGGGCGGACCATGGGCGCCGACTCCGTCCTGGAGTGGACCCAGGTCAAGACCGTCTCGATGCGCGGCGCGACGCGTCCGGGCAACTGA
- a CDS encoding ABC transporter substrate-binding protein, with protein MGTVALAAGLGLALTSCSGGDPGAAGAAGAGSSAEPQAGGDLTVLLDAGFAGGWNTGLDPATSNTVGANLAQNSAIFGGLFTLVADEEGKNAEIRPNQAESYEYSEDGKTLTVTLKEGVTFSDGTPMDARAVLWNWIRDLSSGSTGAPRIQLDLEREMPDLDQDFLDDLYAALPEDVDKTTIEQQLGAIQAVDDKTLEIHFAVPNGAFVNAMPATNMNYIGSPTAYKELGAEEFARTPVAAGPFTVEANNLSERLELEKNPEYFKEGLPYLDDLTFQSVNGDQVAYQTLQAGQGDAIEGLSAVTLISQAQSNAELTTTLGAPTSPYVIQLNTRAEPFDDKRAREAIYYATDFEAINQGLFQGQGDMSQSFTASGGLFHQPEVEGYRTHDVEKAKALVEELGGLKVELGTTDIVTARSVTTALQTQWREAGIEVEIEAQPLGDVITKFTSGEWESMLQTAGAWDPAAGIGVAVRFGSTSPFSGTPLPEGASTATEAMQEGLQTDLDEVLTDASATVDPAEREQLYQEAATMISDEAYGPFGMAFSPAQVVRKGVHGPGLTTPIPALTVNSTVLYDEVWVEGD; from the coding sequence ATGGGCACCGTAGCCCTCGCCGCCGGCCTGGGCCTGGCCCTCACGTCCTGCTCGGGCGGGGACCCGGGGGCGGCCGGTGCCGCCGGGGCCGGCAGCAGTGCCGAGCCCCAGGCCGGCGGGGACCTGACGGTCCTGCTGGACGCCGGCTTCGCCGGTGGGTGGAACACCGGCCTCGACCCCGCCACGAGCAACACCGTCGGGGCCAACCTGGCCCAGAACTCCGCCATCTTCGGTGGCCTGTTCACCCTCGTGGCGGACGAGGAGGGCAAGAACGCCGAGATCCGGCCCAACCAGGCCGAGTCCTACGAATACTCCGAGGACGGCAAGACCCTGACCGTCACGCTCAAGGAGGGGGTCACCTTCTCCGACGGCACCCCCATGGACGCCCGGGCCGTCCTGTGGAACTGGATCCGCGACCTGAGCTCGGGCAGTACGGGGGCGCCCCGCATCCAGCTCGACCTGGAACGGGAGATGCCGGACCTCGACCAGGACTTCCTGGACGACCTCTACGCGGCCCTGCCCGAGGACGTCGACAAGACGACCATCGAGCAGCAGCTCGGGGCGATCCAGGCGGTCGACGACAAGACCCTCGAGATCCACTTCGCGGTCCCGAACGGTGCCTTCGTCAACGCGATGCCGGCCACCAACATGAACTACATCGGCTCGCCCACGGCCTACAAGGAGCTCGGCGCCGAGGAATTCGCCCGGACGCCCGTGGCCGCCGGCCCCTTCACCGTGGAGGCGAACAACCTCAGCGAGCGGTTGGAGCTGGAGAAGAACCCCGAGTACTTCAAGGAGGGGCTGCCGTACCTGGACGACCTGACGTTCCAGTCCGTCAACGGCGACCAGGTGGCGTACCAGACGCTCCAGGCGGGCCAGGGCGACGCGATCGAGGGCCTCAGCGCGGTCACCCTGATCTCCCAGGCCCAGTCCAACGCGGAGCTGACGACCACGCTGGGCGCCCCGACCTCGCCCTACGTCATCCAGCTCAACACCCGTGCGGAGCCCTTCGACGACAAGAGAGCCCGTGAGGCGATCTACTACGCCACGGACTTCGAGGCCATCAACCAGGGGCTGTTCCAGGGCCAGGGGGACATGAGCCAGTCGTTCACCGCCTCCGGCGGACTGTTCCACCAGCCGGAGGTCGAGGGGTACCGCACCCACGACGTGGAGAAGGCCAAGGCGCTGGTGGAGGAGCTCGGCGGGCTCAAGGTCGAGCTCGGCACCACGGACATCGTCACGGCCCGCTCCGTGACCACCGCGCTGCAGACCCAGTGGCGCGAGGCCGGCATCGAGGTGGAGATCGAGGCCCAGCCGCTGGGGGACGTCATCACCAAGTTCACCAGCGGCGAGTGGGAGTCGATGCTCCAGACCGCCGGCGCCTGGGACCCGGCGGCGGGCATCGGCGTCGCCGTCCGCTTCGGCTCGACCTCCCCGTTCAGCGGCACGCCGCTGCCGGAGGGGGCGTCCACGGCGACGGAGGCGATGCAGGAGGGGCTGCAGACCGACCTGGACGAGGTGCTCACGGACGCCTCCGCCACGGTGGACCCGGCGGAGCGGGAGCAGCTGTACCAGGAGGCCGCCACGATGATCTCCGACGAGGCGTACGGCCCGTTCGGGATGGCGTTCTCGCCGGCGCAGGTGGTCCGCAAGGGCGTCCACGGTCCCGGGCTCACCACGCCCATCCCCGCCCTGACCGTGAACTCCACGGTCCTCTACGACGAGGTGTGGGTCGAAGGTGACTGA
- a CDS encoding ABC transporter permease — protein MTETVTRSTETRPAAHRRPGRVSGSPLVRLTLRRLLMAIPLLLAISVLVFALLEMMPGDPARNQAGMDASEEEVEAVRRRLGLDRPPVERYLGWLGGIFRGDLGRSSVSGQSVTEMLGDRAPVTMELVLLAFAVSLAIAIPVALLAARRPGGVFDRATMVVSMTMLAVPNYVLAMLLVLVFGIMLRLLPAIGFVPLSEGLLPNLRSVTLPVLALAVPLAAFYTRFLRGDLVEQMNAADYVDTARAKGVRPWLVLWLHAFRNSSFGLLTIVGLNIGTLVGGTVIIEQIFAMPGMGMMMLEGAMSRDVAVVQMCVFVFAAVAVLANLVVDLLYAVLDPRIRYGSH, from the coding sequence GTGACTGAGACCGTCACGCGGAGCACCGAGACCCGGCCCGCGGCGCACCGCCGTCCGGGCCGGGTCTCGGGCTCGCCCCTGGTGAGACTGACCCTGCGGCGGCTGCTGATGGCGATCCCGCTGTTGCTGGCCATCAGCGTCCTGGTGTTCGCCCTGCTGGAGATGATGCCCGGGGACCCGGCCCGCAACCAGGCGGGCATGGACGCCTCGGAGGAGGAGGTCGAGGCGGTCCGGAGGCGGCTGGGCCTGGACCGGCCGCCCGTGGAGCGCTATCTCGGCTGGCTGGGGGGCATCTTCAGGGGAGACCTCGGACGGTCCTCCGTCAGCGGCCAGTCGGTGACCGAGATGCTGGGGGACCGCGCACCGGTGACCATGGAACTGGTGCTCCTGGCCTTCGCCGTGTCCCTGGCCATCGCGATCCCGGTGGCCCTGCTCGCCGCGCGGCGGCCGGGCGGGGTCTTCGACCGGGCCACGATGGTCGTCTCCATGACGATGCTGGCCGTGCCGAACTACGTGCTGGCCATGCTCCTGGTCCTGGTCTTCGGCATCATGCTGCGGCTGCTGCCGGCCATCGGCTTCGTTCCCCTGTCCGAGGGGCTGCTGCCGAACCTGCGGTCGGTCACCCTGCCGGTGCTGGCGCTCGCCGTGCCCCTGGCGGCGTTCTACACGCGGTTCCTGCGCGGAGACCTCGTGGAGCAGATGAACGCGGCCGACTACGTGGACACCGCCCGGGCCAAGGGCGTCCGCCCCTGGCTGGTGCTGTGGCTCCACGCCTTCCGGAACTCCTCCTTCGGCCTGCTGACGATCGTGGGGCTGAACATCGGCACCCTCGTGGGCGGCACCGTGATCATCGAGCAGATCTTCGCCATGCCGGGCATGGGGATGATGATGCTCGAGGGCGCCATGTCCCGGGACGTGGCCGTGGTGCAGATGTGCGTCTTCGTCTTCGCCGCCGTGGCAGTGCTGGCCAACCTCGTCGTCGACCTCCTGTACGCCGTCCTAGACCCGAGGATCCGCTATGGCAGTCACTGA
- a CDS encoding amidohydrolase family protein, producing MIIDAHAHVLPADYPEGAPACFPSMEPVDGSTDRTLVFGQMRFRARDAFFAAERRLEEQDASGVDMEVVSPMPPLLRYDLPAADGLALAQHVNDFTAQSCAHAPDRLAGLGMVPLQDPDAATAELSAIRDAGLAGVEIASNVLGDSIGHERFLEFFREAERLGLSVFVHAMPSPTSRLPMSAMGTYVVGVEGMFAAGSMALGGTAAACPDLRISFSHAAGGFAMMLPRAQYFWGGAWNEGPVDPARAVMPDDGPSPLEIARRFYYDSMVFDHRTIRYLIDLLGADRLLVGSDFPAMPREEPIARTLREMDLPAGQWEDIGSRNALRWLGRTGEDASAAAVAGPAARSR from the coding sequence ATGATCATCGACGCCCACGCACACGTCCTGCCCGCCGACTACCCGGAGGGCGCCCCGGCATGCTTCCCGTCGATGGAGCCGGTGGACGGGTCCACCGACCGCACCCTCGTCTTCGGGCAGATGCGCTTCCGGGCCCGGGACGCCTTCTTCGCCGCCGAGCGGCGGCTCGAGGAGCAGGACGCCTCGGGGGTGGACATGGAGGTCGTCAGCCCCATGCCCCCGCTGCTGAGGTACGACCTGCCCGCGGCGGACGGCCTCGCCCTGGCCCAGCACGTCAACGACTTCACCGCGCAGTCGTGCGCGCACGCCCCGGACCGCCTGGCCGGCCTCGGCATGGTGCCGCTGCAGGATCCCGACGCGGCGACGGCCGAACTGTCCGCCATCCGGGATGCCGGCCTGGCCGGGGTCGAGATCGCCTCGAACGTCCTCGGGGACTCGATCGGGCACGAGCGGTTCCTGGAGTTCTTCCGCGAGGCCGAGCGGTTGGGGCTGTCCGTCTTCGTCCACGCCATGCCCTCGCCCACGTCCCGGCTGCCGATGTCCGCCATGGGGACCTACGTGGTCGGGGTGGAGGGCATGTTCGCCGCCGGCTCCATGGCCCTCGGCGGCACGGCCGCCGCCTGCCCGGACCTGCGCATCTCCTTCAGCCATGCCGCCGGCGGCTTCGCCATGATGCTGCCCCGGGCCCAGTACTTCTGGGGTGGTGCCTGGAACGAGGGCCCGGTGGACCCCGCGCGCGCCGTGATGCCCGACGACGGTCCGTCCCCGCTGGAGATCGCGCGGCGGTTCTACTACGACTCGATGGTCTTCGACCACCGGACGATCCGGTACCTGATCGACCTGCTGGGCGCCGACCGCCTGCTGGTCGGCTCCGACTTCCCCGCGATGCCCCGGGAGGAACCCATCGCCCGGACCCTGCGGGAGATGGACCTGCCGGCCGGGCAGTGGGAGGACATCGGCTCCCGCAACGCCCTGCGCTGGCTCGGCCGGACCGGGGAGGACGCCTCGGCGGCGGCCGTGGCGGGGCCGGCGGCCCGGAGCCGCTGA
- a CDS encoding zinc-binding dehydrogenase, with product MTDSVPDVSDVTAVPVVPDGPRERDASGEPRGARPSGRSRTIRAVVQTGPRTLEVREFPRPVTGPDDGLLRVEANGICGSDVEIYRGHLHGRSAAPFIPGHEPLGIIEELGERAAERWGVQVGDRVALEVIIPCRSCADCLVGRYQACRNRQGGHGVTPVDVEPSLHGGFAEYLYLAPNAVMHKVDRRLPIDIAAMYNPLGAGVRWAVDLGEVGLGDTLVVLGAGQRGLAAVMAAKAAGARTVIITGLESDRHKLAVAEELGADHAIVVDGPEGRDIVEAVTEITGGRMADVSLDLTPMAAGPVTDALNVVRHGGRVVLAGLKGGREIPLDTDLVINRGLTVRGAFGVDAAANEKAIALLESGRFPLERLHTHTFGLDQVAEAIETLAGEREDTSAIHVTVQPHLGRTP from the coding sequence ATGACCGACAGTGTCCCCGACGTCTCGGACGTCACCGCCGTCCCCGTCGTCCCCGACGGCCCACGCGAGCGTGACGCCTCCGGGGAGCCCCGCGGCGCGAGGCCGTCCGGGCGGTCCCGGACGATCCGCGCCGTCGTGCAGACGGGTCCCCGCACCCTGGAGGTCCGGGAGTTCCCGCGGCCCGTGACCGGTCCCGACGACGGGCTGCTCCGGGTGGAGGCCAACGGCATCTGCGGCTCGGACGTGGAGATCTACCGCGGACACCTCCACGGCCGCTCGGCCGCCCCCTTCATCCCCGGCCACGAGCCCCTGGGCATCATCGAGGAACTGGGCGAGCGGGCCGCCGAGCGGTGGGGCGTGCAGGTGGGTGACCGGGTGGCACTCGAGGTGATCATTCCCTGCCGCTCGTGCGCCGACTGCCTCGTGGGCCGGTACCAGGCCTGCCGGAACAGGCAGGGTGGGCACGGCGTGACGCCGGTGGACGTGGAGCCGTCCCTCCACGGGGGGTTCGCCGAATACCTGTACCTGGCCCCCAACGCGGTCATGCACAAGGTCGACAGGCGCCTGCCGATCGACATCGCCGCCATGTACAACCCCCTGGGGGCGGGCGTCCGCTGGGCGGTGGACCTCGGGGAGGTGGGGCTGGGGGACACCCTGGTGGTCCTCGGCGCGGGCCAGCGCGGCCTCGCCGCCGTGATGGCCGCCAAGGCGGCCGGCGCCCGGACGGTCATCATCACCGGGCTGGAGTCGGACCGGCACAAGCTGGCCGTCGCGGAGGAGCTCGGCGCCGACCACGCCATCGTGGTGGACGGGCCGGAGGGCCGGGACATCGTCGAGGCGGTCACCGAGATCACCGGGGGGCGCATGGCGGACGTCTCGCTCGACCTGACCCCGATGGCGGCCGGGCCGGTGACGGACGCCCTCAACGTCGTCCGTCACGGCGGCCGGGTGGTGCTGGCCGGGCTGAAGGGCGGGCGTGAGATCCCGCTGGACACCGACCTGGTCATCAACCGCGGCCTCACCGTCCGGGGCGCCTTCGGGGTGGACGCGGCCGCCAACGAGAAGGCGATCGCCCTGCTGGAGTCGGGGCGGTTCCCGCTCGAACGGTTGCACACCCACACCTTCGGGCTGGACCAGGTCGCCGAGGCGATCGAGACCCTGGCCGGCGAGCGCGAGGACACGAGCGCCATCCACGTCACCGTCCAGCCCCATCTCGGACGCACCCCGTGA
- a CDS encoding ABC transporter permease — MAVTEAPAVVATVLSPPEDLGARWSRIRRRLVLGLPVAFVGLLLVACFLGPVLLPLPAPVGGNILESALPPGSPGHPLGTDVNGNDVLSRLLHGGQSSLIVAVAVNVIGLVVGGGIGAVSGYVGGWVDNVIMRVLDVVIAFPSLVLTIAIAQALGPSLPNTVLALTAFSIPAVARVSRSATLRVKTMPYLQAAELGGSPAWRTLLLHVAPNITPQMLNFAMLGMGIVIVTEGALSFLGLGIPAPNPSWGNMIFEGQQSMSATPLLVLWPSLALLATVLSFNLLGENIRDEMSGR; from the coding sequence ATGGCAGTCACTGAAGCCCCGGCCGTCGTCGCCACCGTCCTGTCCCCGCCCGAGGACCTGGGCGCCCGCTGGTCCCGGATCCGCCGGCGGCTGGTGCTCGGCCTGCCCGTCGCCTTCGTGGGCCTCCTGCTGGTGGCCTGCTTCCTCGGTCCCGTCCTGCTGCCCCTGCCGGCACCGGTGGGCGGCAACATCCTCGAGAGCGCCCTGCCGCCCGGCTCGCCGGGACACCCGCTCGGGACGGACGTCAACGGCAACGACGTGCTGTCCCGGCTGCTCCACGGTGGCCAGTCCTCGCTCATCGTCGCCGTGGCCGTCAACGTCATCGGACTCGTGGTCGGCGGGGGGATCGGAGCCGTCTCGGGCTACGTGGGCGGGTGGGTGGACAACGTGATCATGCGCGTCCTGGACGTCGTGATCGCCTTCCCCTCGCTCGTGCTGACCATCGCCATCGCCCAGGCCCTGGGGCCAAGCCTGCCCAATACGGTCCTGGCCCTGACGGCCTTCAGCATCCCCGCCGTGGCCAGGGTGTCCCGGTCGGCCACGCTGCGCGTGAAGACGATGCCCTATCTCCAGGCGGCGGAACTCGGCGGCAGCCCCGCGTGGCGCACCCTGCTGTTGCACGTCGCCCCGAACATCACCCCCCAGATGCTGAACTTCGCCATGCTCGGCATGGGGATCGTCATCGTCACCGAGGGGGCCCTGAGCTTCCTGGGCCTGGGCATCCCCGCCCCCAACCCCAGCTGGGGGAACATGATCTTCGAGGGACAGCAGTCCATGTCCGCCACCCCGCTGCTGGTGCTGTGGCCGAGCCTGGCCCTCCTGGCCACGGTCCTGTCCTTCAACCTGCTCGGGGAGAACATCCGCGACGAGATGAGTGGTCGATGA